The nucleotide sequence TTTTTACCTTCAAAAACCCCATTTTTGAATACAAAATAAGGGCGAGGGAGCGAGCGTAAGCGAGCGACCGAGCCCGTCAAAGAGGCGATATAATTAACACTGAAAGCGTATATAGTCGGGAGGTAAGGTTTTAGCGACTTAAGTTCCTTTTCTTTGATTGGTGAACAAGATTTGGTAAAATAATAATGAAAGTTTGAACTCGTTTAACTTTAGAGCCAGTGAGAGCCGGTTCGCTAAATTTTGACATTGTTTTTAGAAAATTGTTATAGTTAAATTGTATGAAGGAAATGAAAATTCACTTTATCGGTATCGGCGGAATCGGAGTTTCCGCTTTGGCTCAATACTATTTGGTAAAAGGCCACGAAGTTTCTGGCTCTGATTTGGCTTCTTCGGAAATCACCGAAGCCCTAAAAAAGAAAGGGGCGGAAATATCAATTGGCGAACATAAAGCTGAAAATTTACCCAAAAGGGTTAATTTGGTAATTTACAGCCCTGCCGTCCAGCCGGATAATCCAGAGTTAAAAGAAGCTAAAAAAAGAAAAATAAATCTTCAAACCTATCCCCAGGCCCTGGGAGAATTGACAAAACACTACTACACAATTGCCGTTTCCGGAACTCACGGAAAAAGCACCACCACCTCGATGCTTGGACTCTTATTGGTTAAAGCGGGATTGGACCCAACGGTAATCGTCGGTACGAAATTAAAAGAGTTCGGAAATTCAAATTGCAAAGTGGGCAAGTCCAAATATCTTGTCATCGAGGCAGACGAACACTTTGCTTCCTTTTTGAATTACTGGCCCAAAATTATTGTTCTAACCAATATTGAAGCTGACCATTTAGATTACTATAAAAATCTGAACAATATTTTGAAAGCTTTTAAAAAATATATCGGACATTTGCCAGAAGACGGTTATTTGGTTGCCAACAAAGACGACAAAAACATTAAACGGGCAGCAAACTCAATCTATCGACTTGCGAAATCAATAGATTATTCATTAAAGCAACCGGAGGCGGGAAAATTGAGGAAGATTTTGAAAGTTCCGGGGGAACATAATGTTTCCAATGCTTTGGCGGCTTTGATGGTTGCCAGAACTTTGAACATTCCCGATAAAGTTTCTTTTAAATCTCTGTCCGAGTACAGGGGTGTTTGGCGTCGCTTTGAAGAAAAAACCATAATTTGGCGAGGTAAAAAAATAATAACTATTTCAGACTACGCTCACCACCCGACAGAAATCAAGGTAACCCTGAAAGCAGCACGAGAAAAATATCTTTACCCGCCAAAGTTCCCGCCCGCCCAAATTTCGAAGAAATTTGTGGCGGGTGAAGAAAGAAAACTTAGGCGGGCGAGAAAGAAAATATGGTGTGTTTATCAACCCCATCAATATCATAGAACGTATTGTTTGTTTGCCGGTTTTGTAAAAGTTTTTAGACAAGCGCCGATGGATAAAACAATAATCATTGATATTTATGACGTGGCCGGACGGGAAGAAAAAAACATAAAAAAGAAAGTTAGCTCGGAAAAATTGGTTAAAGCAATAAATAAAAAAAATGTAATCTATCTGCCGAAAGAAAAAGTTTTAAATTATCTTAAAGAAAGCTCGCAGTTTGATGTCTTGATAATAATGGGCGCCGGAGACATCTATAAATTAATTAACGTCACAAAAAGCAATAGGAAATGCAGTAAATAGGGTTCGGGAAGCAATAGAGGGATTATAAATAATTATAATAAATTATAATAAGAGAATTTAAAAAGGCACCCCCCCCTCTCTGGATCTCAGGGCGAGCGCCTTTTTTAATTTAATTTGAAACAAGGAACAACCATAGTAAAATATTACAATATGCCCCTTTTCCCCAAAATTGAGAAAATTACCAGAGACGCCTCCATTATTCATTTCTTTCTGATGTTTGGCTACAAATCCTTTTCTTTGTATTTCCCTTTGTTTTTAATTGCTCGTGGTTTATCTTTGCCGGAAGTCGGTTACTCCTATCTTCTGATTTATCTGCCTCTTTCTCTTTTTGCTCCGATTGCCGGGTTTTTAAATCATAAAATTAATCCGGCAATGCTGTCCGGCGTCGGAATTTTAGGCTATGCTGTTTATGCTCTGGGAATGATTTTAATTCAAAATCCGGTTTTATTTTATTTTTGGCAGGTTTTGTTAGGGATTTCGGCCGCGCTGTTTTTTGTTTCAATCAGGGCAATTTTAATGGGATATCACTTAGAAAATCCTGATCGGTCTTTCGGCTGGTTTTATTCCGCCCCTTTTTACGCTGATGCCGTAGCTCCGGCTGTTGGTGCTTTTTTTATCTGGAAGTTTGATTTTGCGGGCGTTTTCATTTTCAGTTTAATCCTTCATCTTTTTACTGCTGTTTTTTGTTTTGTAAAATTAAAAAAAATAGCCAAGCCCTTGTTAGTCGAAGAGGATAAATCCTCTTCTTCACCCTTCGCTAACGTTCGGGTAGGCGATGGTTTTAACTTGAAAGATTCTCAAGATAATTACAAAAAAATTTTTCAGGTTTTGAAAACAAAAACCATTTTACCCTTTCTTCTGATTTCTTTTTCAGTTTTGCTTTTAGCCGGTTTTTACCGCGCCTTTTTCGTTTTATTTTTAAAAGACCAATTGGTCTGGTCGCAGGATTTAATTCTAATTTTTATATCTGTCTTTTCGGTTTTATTTGTACCCCTGTCTCTTTTACTTATTAAACATTTAGAAAAAAATAACAGTGAAAAAAATGTTTTTCAGGGCAGTCTGGTTGCCGGCTTTTTTTCAATTATTTTTGGTTTAGCCCTGCCTGTTTTAAGTTTTTTAAACGTTTTATTGATTAATATTGCCAGGTCGGCCGGATCCCTGATTTGTAATTCCGCTCGCTCCGGCTTAATTTCCAAACGTCTCAAAACAGAACCTGAAGAAGCTAGCGTCATTGATACTATTTTTGCTCCTTTGGGCGTGGCTTTCGGCGCTTTAATTTCGGGGTTGGTTATTGGCTTTCTGGGATACCAAATGCTGTTTATTTTTGCCGGGATTTTTGTAATAATAGTTGGACTTCTTGGCAAAATGGCAAGTCAAAGCTCGCATTATCGCTTCCACAACTAAACAAGGAAAAAATATATGGCGGAATGCAAAAAGGAGGAAAATTTAAAAGATTGTCCTTGTACTTGGCC is from Candidatus Nealsonbacteria bacterium and encodes:
- the murC gene encoding UDP-N-acetylmuramate--L-alanine ligase, producing MKEMKIHFIGIGGIGVSALAQYYLVKGHEVSGSDLASSEITEALKKKGAEISIGEHKAENLPKRVNLVIYSPAVQPDNPELKEAKKRKINLQTYPQALGELTKHYYTIAVSGTHGKSTTTSMLGLLLVKAGLDPTVIVGTKLKEFGNSNCKVGKSKYLVIEADEHFASFLNYWPKIIVLTNIEADHLDYYKNLNNILKAFKKYIGHLPEDGYLVANKDDKNIKRAANSIYRLAKSIDYSLKQPEAGKLRKILKVPGEHNVSNALAALMVARTLNIPDKVSFKSLSEYRGVWRRFEEKTIIWRGKKIITISDYAHHPTEIKVTLKAAREKYLYPPKFPPAQISKKFVAGEERKLRRARKKIWCVYQPHQYHRTYCLFAGFVKVFRQAPMDKTIIIDIYDVAGREEKNIKKKVSSEKLVKAINKKNVIYLPKEKVLNYLKESSQFDVLIIMGAGDIYKLINVTKSNRKCSK
- a CDS encoding MFS transporter, whose product is MPLFPKIEKITRDASIIHFFLMFGYKSFSLYFPLFLIARGLSLPEVGYSYLLIYLPLSLFAPIAGFLNHKINPAMLSGVGILGYAVYALGMILIQNPVLFYFWQVLLGISAALFFVSIRAILMGYHLENPDRSFGWFYSAPFYADAVAPAVGAFFIWKFDFAGVFIFSLILHLFTAVFCFVKLKKIAKPLLVEEDKSSSSPFANVRVGDGFNLKDSQDNYKKIFQVLKTKTILPFLLISFSVLLLAGFYRAFFVLFLKDQLVWSQDLILIFISVFSVLFVPLSLLLIKHLEKNNSEKNVFQGSLVAGFFSIIFGLALPVLSFLNVLLINIARSAGSLICNSARSGLISKRLKTEPEEASVIDTIFAPLGVAFGALISGLVIGFLGYQMLFIFAGIFVIIVGLLGKMASQSSHYRFHN